The following nucleotide sequence is from Cottoperca gobio chromosome 20, fCotGob3.1, whole genome shotgun sequence.
ACCTTCTATTCACAATGTGGATATGGTATAAAATGTGCTTGATTTCACCTATTCAAGCTGTTTAAACAGCAATATGTCCTTTTGTAAATCAGGGACCAATCAGCGTCGGCGCTTTCCTGTCTCACAAGTGAATAATCCCAACTAAAGATTATTCTCTGCAGCGACAGGACACTTTCATCCATAAGATTTGTTTTGCCTGTAGCCTAATGTACTTTTAATATGAGATAAGGCTGTAGCTAAACTTATATTGATAAATGTCATCAACTAACCAGAGCAACAACCctgctgacacaaacacaaacgtaCAATGAAGGTGAGTAAATTGTGAAAGAGCTCCATCTGGTGTAATATTGGAAAAACACAGGattaaattgacattttatttgtgaagTTAATTGACATTTTCTATTCATGACATAGTCTATTTATAGAAAATGGGCCTTATAATGAaggtaataaaacattattgttgTCTGATCACTCCTGAATATGGAAGTCATTCTGATTTCTTGGAAACACAAATCAAAGATCAACaaatgaggggaaaaaagacacTGCTTATTAATGAAATGTCAGTTTCACCACAGCAGGAAAAGATAAAGCCCTGTGATCAGTGTATTTGGCAGTTACAATGAATGACATTGTTGCATTAGTTCCCATCATCACATACATGTCGCAGCCACAAACCCCCCCATATCAACCTCATGAGTCTTATTAGGTACAAAGAAATCTGCTgacaaatacataataataagtattaaaCATACTTTTGAATTGAAGAGTTTCCTATATTCAGATTTCAAGACATCAGAAGTTGATATaagaaagaaatatgaagaGAAGGCTGCCACAAGTTTCAATTGTACTTCTGTTAATAAcctcatatttaaataaattaccCTTCATTTCCATTTCGAGTGTTTTTAATATCCCCACAATATTTGGTTCTACATCTTTTAGAACAACTTTGTTTTACAATTCATTTGGTCAACAACTTGTAGGCTACAGTGGAAACGACAGTAAAAGCTGCTTTGTATCAAAAAAATTACAGCGTCACTAAAAGTcttgcacagaaaacacaagagTTTCACTTTCGATTTGAATTTGAGCCTAATTTAAACAAGAGTTTACTCCTCATCATATGTCACATGGTTAAACACAGCGTAAAAAGTCGCACATTGAGTTCACACCTGGGTTATCTGCAGCTACACTACGTCCTATGTGTATTCTAGTGTCCTCACTCTTTGTGAACTACAAGCTATAAGTGACTCTTTCTAAACATTTTCTACACGTTTGGATCGTCGGATGAAATGCCTCCTTTTTAAAATCCCCTCCAACTTTCTGggtaaaatatttacacaatgccCCAACGTCCTTGTCTGACGAACATGATCAACTAATAATTTACTTCCCTCGCTTATTAACTAATTAGTGCAACTAGTTAGCTATTAAAAAAATCTAAGAAGCTGAATacacaaaatgttaaaacataatTAACACAAATGAGACTATTTATTTAGCAGCGCTACTGTTCTATATTCAAACATAGATTATAACAATAGGATTTTCTATGTGTACAGTAGTCTGAGAACTACAAACAGGGAGTGTTGTAATGAAGCAAGACACAAATATAAACCAGGTAAACATAAATCAGGATATAAAAAGCTGAACCCGATATGCAACACATTCAAGAACCATTGCCATACCCAACACAGAACAAACCGTAGTAACTAATAGTGCAGTCCAAACTAAATTTCCAACAAATGTCAATACAATTTTACCCATTAAATCAGTGTTTTCTTATTCTTACCCGCAATTTACACTTTGACAAAGTCGAGATCAGTAGAAAAAAGATGAAACGGACAAACAAAAATATCTAAACCTGCTTTGATCGTACAAAAAATGGAGTCGATGTGATACAATTCTCCTTTTATCACAAACGGTGTCATAGTAAGACGATATGCCCGAACATCATGACTGTAAGAGTCACATTCCCTCGGTGTTGAACGTACTGTAcattaagtcattaaataaaCGGAGCCCTTACATTGGAACCTTTGCGATGACTAGCTGAGCACTTGCCGGTGTATCTGTACATAAGTCCACACACTTAAACAATCTAAAACAATTGTATCGTCACACAGTAAGGCGTGAAACAACCCATAGCTTTACATTTACACCTTTTACACCTTAGGATTTTAATTTAGCATAATAAGCAaacaatagaaaacaaatacaaatagcTGCGTCGTCTGCTTTACTTGACTATCACTGATTTCAAACTACAAACCGCCACCATAAGTAGAATTAAATCTAACGTTGCAATCAGCGACTGTCACACAGCGTAAACGGATTACACAAAGATAATCAAAGCCTGTGGTAGCAGAAATAATACTGAGCTGTGTGGGAGCATAGCTTCAACAGTTAGGGCTGTGATCAGATGATTGTTTCTACATGAACAACTTTGGTCAGCAATTCTGACAGAAATCTATTTTCTTAAAAAACCCTTTTTGAACATGATGGCACAAACATTTTGTGACGTGTCCGTTGAGCTTCTCTGTTAGCATCTGTCTGCAGAGCTTCCAGAAATAACTGCATGTCACTGTGTAGTTTACAGTCTTGagaaacaaatgtacacaaagTGCAAGTACATAATGTATACAAGAACATTAACTTGTAATTACAATTTTCCGTGATGACACAAAATTTGGGAACGTTTTTTGTTAAAAATCCACAAAACATCTTCATACCTCGTGTGGATCGAGCCATTCGCTTCTCTGTTGTTCTCACCGGCGCTTGAAAGAGCCGGTGAGGTGCAGCGCGGTAAAATGTCCTCCGCTCCTCAGACTCCACAGTCATTGGTTCTGTCTTGGAGTTTGCGGGTGAGGATGAGGAAGGTGGAGAGGCAGGCGACTGAAATGTGGAAGATCAGCTGCCACGGGTTCCTCAGGCCGAGCAGGTAGAGGTTGCATAGGACGATCACACTCAACAGAGTGAAGGACTTGGGTTTCTTCAGCGATGAGTGGAACAGGTAGAGGTGGCACTGTGGACACAGAAGGTTCATTCACGTGGTGTCAGAAAGAGTTCGACATGGGGGGGgtcaaattgtttttaatttgatctACATttacctgaaacacacagcagacaaaCGCCAGAAGAAACGCCACAACATTCCATACACCTTCATAATCATCCTGTGTGCAGAAGAGGATCAACATAGTACGGCATTGTTTCtctcaacaaatattttaaatatacataatatcttttatataaaacacattttatatcacATCACAATACTGGACTTCTCTTCTCACATACCTGGAATGTGTACTCTACGAGGTGAACCCCACGGATTATGTTCAAAGACGCACACATAATGTTTAGCACAAGAGTGAGGATGCCAGGCGCCGTCACTGGTTCGAGTCTCACATTCTGACCTGTTGAACAAAAGAAAGTgagcataaataataaaacacagagcgagaacatttctgcatgacagaaacatgaaatAATAACCCGCTGTATTCTTTGCTTCTTTCACAAGAGTGAACAATCTCACCAGATCCAGGACCTTGCTCCATGTGCCCATTTGCAATGCCGTTGGTGAGCTCCACTTCCTCCAAGTTAATTACTTGTGGTGGATGGATCCTGAGATCGCCCTGGACCTCTGCTAATGTCACCTCCAGGGCCGGACCCCCGCTCTGGTTGTACTGCTGCTTGAACTTCTGAATGGTGCCGTCTGTCAATAGGCAGCAACGTAACATTAGGATAAATCTATGCATTTATCTCTCAGTTAAAAGCATCACAGCACAGTAACTTTGTTTGTCAGTCAACACATCGTATTTTAATTCAAAGCAAAATCTCCTCCCCAAATTAGTGACAGCAAATCTAGACAATATTTCTCTTCCTACGCACCAAATTCCAAAAATGGATATGGCCTGGCTGCCAAGGCAACAACAGTGCTATTGAAGCATGTTGTGAACTCCCAGCGCAGATCTTCCAGGAAGCAGAAGGCCTTAGCAACAGGGAGGCTGCAGTGGCACACGGTCATGTAAGATACGCCCTCTGAAGAGATGAAGCTGAACaggtgagaggaggaaaggTGTTTAGTAAACAAACAGCCTGACGCAGCGTGACAAGGATGCACCCGTGATCAAACGGACAACATTCTGCATCACAAAGTGAAATACACACTACAGTCGCTTTGTGTATTTTTGCCACAACAGacagtctgctgctgctttgcttCCTGGATCCTTACTATATGTTGAGGTCCTGGCCCTTGATGGTCCCTCTGTCAGGGAAACGGGCCAGTGCCTTGCTGATAgttctgagctgctgcttcctctcctgGAGCTCTCGGTTGTGTTCAAAGTCTGTGGAGGCCGACAGGGGGAGTCCATCCCTGACCCGAACTACAAAGGCAAACAGGATCAGAGACATGATCCACTAGGTCCATGGAGAACACACTGCCTACATGGGGTAAAGAGAAAGATCAGATTATTACTATTGCTATGTTAGGGCTGAAACTACATTACTTTCATAATTTGGCAATAACGTTCttgaataattaatacattttggtctataaaatgtcagaaaagagtttttaaaaatgctCATCATAAATCCCTAAAGCCCAAACTGATTGTTCACGTGCATTCTGTTGACGATCACAATAGACAAAGAGAAGCAACGAATATTATAactaaaatgactttaatgattaataaagAATATTTGAAGATTAATTTACTGTCTTTTGacttactttattatttaatcgACAAATCAAGTCAGCTCTGTAGATTAAAACACTCGGTTGCCAGTTTATTGGGCGCACTTTGCTAAAAGctacaataaataaagatgaattaGCTACTACTCTTATTAGTTAACTAACGTGTAGTAACACCTATACCGTACCTCAGTATCATGGGTTTCATGCTGCACCTTGTTACTTAGCTCCTGGAGGTTAGCATCATATAAAGGAAATACCCCACCAGCAGGTCGCCAGCACCAGTTTCACTTACGCGTTccttataatatataatattatacttcCTTATACCAGCGATTAATACAAACAACCTGAATAACGCCTTATAACATAGACATAAGAAGTTATATTAAAATAGCCAACGAGCTAACTTGCTTCCGGatacaacacaaccacaacaaatCTACTACGGAAGCTCGGGAGGGACAAACAAAGTCTTAACCAGTCGTAGTTATCATGCAGCGCAGCAACCTTTTCACTTAAAAGTGAATTTAGCACACGCTAATTGTCGGCCCCGTCAGTGACTAGCAAATTGCTTGGCTAGCTACTGTGCAGAGGTTAGTTACGCTATGTATTTTGATAACCTGTAATCTGATTTATATCGTTAACGTTACGTTAAATGTGAATAGTGATTGCCGGCTGTGAGAAATACAAAcgtaagctagctagctaatagCTGTTAGCTCAACCATTTTGGAAACGTCAACGTTTGTTTTGCTGAGCTGTTTTTAGCTCTTTAGCTCTTTAATATTTACTGTTCTGTTATTGCTACAGACGTGGCTTGAACCTGCCGTTTTTGTTCGTAAATGTGTGCCGTGTTTACATTTCACTAACGTTGTACAAGTCGTGAATGTGGACATTGGTGGGCTAATAGTTAAACGTCAACTCGGTGGTGATCAGCTGTTCCTTGTTTGGATCGACAATATGTGTGgtgcattacatttatattttgattgcttttaaataatgtattaaccACTGTGGTCTTCAATACTTGTAGGACATGTAGCTCACATTACCTCTAATTTATGCAATTAAATACTTTGTACAGTTAAGACTTCTGAAGTTGATTATTCCCAGAACATTAACACAGTTTGTGACATAAGAGTTATTAATACAATGCATTCCTGTCAACATATGTGTCTGAATTGTGAATGCAGTATAACTCTGATGCACTGCTCATTAGCTGTGAATTAACATACAGTCAACACTAGTGCCTCAACAGCTGTTCATTGGTTTGcttaaaataatgtttgctCTCTTGTTGGACTACTATTcccacaacacacatacacaccatgtgattttatcattattacattTCAGCTCAGTGACTCAGCATTTATGCAGCCTGTATAATGCAAATTGTGAGAAGATTAAGCTGTTGttaagttgtttttttggtattttaattaacaaacaaacagtaaaacaaaatatatatatatatacatactctCACATGTGTCAAAAACAATAAGACACACACTCTTGAGTGCTGAAACAGTTAAAGTGAATCCTCTGAGGACTGTCCTCTCCCAGTACCTCAAATACTGGGTCAGATTTTTCCCACATTTCTCACAATATCAGAtatagtttttaaaatattgagtTCCAGAACATCGGCCCCAACGAGGAAGGAAATACCCCACACCGGTCACACACAGAAGCTATATTAGGATACATTTTTAGGAGGCTTGACCTTTTTTAAAGATGGAAACGATGCAACACCATGAACTGTGTAACACCCTGTCTAGTGAATGTGATGCTCAGCGTACAACCTACTTATGGACAAGTCTTCCTCCCAAGTGGATTTCAGAAAACCTAGTAGCAGCATTTTGTGACACTTCACAGGGAGTGAGACCCAAGCGGACAGTGGGAACAGAGTTACACATGCACAGCGAGGAAGCAATGCTTTGCTCTACTTGGATTTGCATAGCCAACACATTTACAGacttctctctcactcccctcCCATCGTCCACTCTCCTCCCCTTTCTGTTTCTACCCCCCTCGCTGTCTTTTAGTCTCTCTACATTGTTTGCCAACACACTCCTCTAAATATGCTGTACATTGTAGGTGTTCACTTCAGAAGCTTACTGCTTTTTTTAAGGGAAGGAAACCGTGTTATTTTCCCTGATTAGcgttttatttgtactttttctaCATTTTAGGTCACCCAGAGTGTGATTACAATGGGGGTGAAAGACCGCCCTCAGTGTTACTttgatgtggagctcaaccggGAGCCAGGTAAGAGAATATACAATCACTTCACAGGGATAGCCTGCATGTAACCAGCACTTCATAGCCGAATACTATGAACTGACATCATCAATAAAGATGTTTAAACTGCATGTGTTGTAGTCTGGTTTTGTGTTAGTAACTGTATCTGGACTGAATGTATTAAAGTCTAGACATGAGAAGCTATTAACGTGGACAGGGAAGGACAAAAGCCTCCATCCGGCTCGTAAGAATAGTTTTAGATTTGCTCCTAGCTGTGGAAAAGTTGCTGAGATTCACTGCAGGAGAAAGTGCAGATGTGTGCAGTGTAGTAACACGTAGCTCTTAATTGTGTCCTTAGGCCTATTCAGTTTCTTTCCCTCATTGCTACAAGGTGAAGTGAGATAACATGTTtccctttctctgtgttttacagttGGGCGAATAGTCTTTCAACTCTTTTCGGATGTTTGTCCCAAGACAAGCAGaaactttctgtgtttgtgcactggTGAGTACCGTTCAGTCAAGGACACGTCATACTCGTGCTATTTCAACATTCACTGCACACATTGCAAAACCAAACATGTATGTTTCAAAAGATGTTTGAGAGCAGAACATGAATCTGTTTGTACTGTCTGTAAACATTAGCATTATAGTCCTCAATtcagttgtgttgtttatttctcCAATAAAAGCCGAGACATTTGGGATGCACTGTCCAGGGTACGAACTGCACAACAATCGTTTCTGTTCCTTCTTTCTAATCTGTCCCGTCTCCACCCGGAAAAATAATCGTAATGAGTAGACAAATATGAGATTGAGCcacagcttcacacacacacacacacacacacacacacacacacacccctctttGGTCATTTGATATCTTGAGGAAAGGAGCCGTCGTGTAAATTGTCCAGTGACAGATGGAGTCACCGGATGGACAGAGGggtgctgctctctctccctcgatACTTCATCTCTCTGAGCAGAGCACGGCGTACTGTAGTAGTCGCCGTCTGCCCGGAGATAGCCATAAATCTGCAAACAGACTGCAGATCGATCCTCCCTCTCATTTTTCACTCCACCTGGCGGACGGAATTTGATGCTGACAAGGGCGGACACGGCTCGTTAGTCTGCTCCTTttcctggacacacacacgcaacacaaCACGGTGATATACACGGCACAGCTGGGCAGTTTGCTggggctttttatttttttttaggagGGGATCAGCTCATAAGAAACCAAACCCTTGGAACAATGCTGAAGCCAGTGAAGCAACATTTCTAGCCAGCCACCAGCCACCACCCACTGTCCTCAGAAAAGCCCCCTTACACACATCCAATGAAATATCTACATGTCTGCCTTCACCCGAGGGAAAGGGAAATCCTGGGGGGGTTATAGCTTTGGGGCGATGCATTCTGTCCCCTGTTGTTATCACTCCAGTGGAAGATTTGCAGTCCTAACAGCAGGATGCCTCAACAAAGGCATCCAGTTTATTGGaatccttcccccccccccccccccaaatgtGGTTTCATGACCCGTGTTTAGAATAAACTCCCATGTGGCAACGCTCAACATGTCTTAACACCTCAGGGCATCCGGTATACACAACGGCACTTCATATAGCAGCAGCTCTGTTGAATGTGTTGTGCTGGATGAAAGTTAACGTGCGTGTGATTGCAGGTGAAAAGGGAACCGGCAAAGTCACAGAGAAAAAGCTGTGCTACAAAGGCTCCACGTTTCACAGAGTTGTAAAGAACTTTATGGTCCAGGGAGGCGACTTCACCGAAGGTAATAATGTCTTAACGTATAACCTTGTTTACCGTGTGTTCCATCAAATTGTCTGAATAAAGTCAAACAGCTGgtttaatgttttacataaacatgcaaAGGGAAGcgacagagctgctgctgcatctgatcattatcatcatttgttttttatttaggaaTGAAATGCTCTCTTGGGTACAAACTGTGTTTTCAATAATGGTGATGCTTTGCACGGTTTAACGGCAAacaattacattaacaagagccgATATAGATAGACGCTATTAGTCTTCAAAATGTggtcccacaaacacacattaatcacgtcttttcttttgtctaaGATGCAGAAGAGACGGCACTTTAATTGTAACAATTAGCGcaattgttttattgtgttaatcTTTCCAGGaaatggaagaggaggagagtccATATTCGGAGGCTACTTCGAAGGTAATGGGAATATCAAATGATTCCTTGTTGATGTCTCATGAATGTTAATCGAAGTGCAATTTATCAAATTCTGCATGAGCACAATGTTGCATGTGCCTGTCGTGCTAATAATGTATTCCCTGTGAATGGCGGCGTTGACCTTCACTTTCCCATTGTATAGTGCCGTCTTCTATTCAGTAACAGTAGTGGGCTTTACCAGATGAGCATGGAGAGTAGCGTTTCTCTTTACTGACAGCTACAATCTTCCTGCCTAAAATGTTTCcacatattcttttatttatagagtGGTCTTTTGCAAAAATGAGAAGGTAAGAGATGTACACAGCTCAGTAACACCATGTCAACATTGTCCCCACCACCTTCCTGTGTCAGTCAAAACGCAGACGCATCGTACTGAAGGGATGTTACTGcaggatccccccccccccccccccccccccccgcccctgaGGCGCGCTGCTCAAGTTGCTCGGCCTCGGGACGCTCAAGTTACTTTTTATGTTACATATGTGCTATTTATAGCTACACGACTGCAGAGATATTTAGTCAGGTACGGGCGGCTGCAGGTTTCTCTGCTAAATAGGAAGACTTAGTGGAAATAAGATATTCAGCCTTTGCAACATGGATATATGTAGATACAATAAAGATTCAGGCGTATGTAATggaataactctcatgatgtcTAGATACAAAAATGAACCGAGTTAAACAATCAAAAGAGCAATTTGCCACCCATTGCAtgttaaaataattagaaaGCAAGTAGTTTAAATGATACAACACATCTTTATAAAGCTGGAAGGACGTGTGGGTGAAGCAATGATGAGGTTTGATGGATTACAAGTGTTTATCCCTCTTGTCCTGTCATGGATGTTTCCATTATGGATCAGGAGAACACTGTGACACTTCGatccctcttcctctgctcccaACAGATGAGAACTTCCTTCTCAAACACGACAAAGCCTTCCTGTTGTCGATGGCCAACCGTGGGAAGGACACCAACGGTTCACAGTTCTTCATGTGAGTTACATTAAGAAGATCAAACCACTCTGCACCTTTTGTTAACAACTATACCATTTACCTGACACGTCACTCACATTATTCATTTTGCTTTCTGTCCCTTTTGAAACTGTCGAGTAGAATTTGCCATCGAGTGTGAACGCCGATGACAAATTCTACTCCGTGCAGTTAGATTTTCAAAGTGCAGAGAAACATggattcattctttttttacctacaaatgtgttacattttttCTCTTGCCGTTTTTGTGTAAAATTTACAGAATCTCTAGCATCCTGCTCTTCCAAGGTAATGTGTCTCCAaggctgtgtttctgtctctctctctcctgactGTATTTATCATTCAGTAGTTTGCATTAGCAAAGTGTTCTGCAGAGTTTATTTTGGAACAATGTTCACAAATGGTTTGAGGTTGTTTGGCTTTGTAGACGTCACTGAAACAAGTTGTCACCATaagatagaaataaataaacataaaggaGGAAACGTCTACAGACTTTCTCTGTGTGATCCATATGGTCGTCGCCCTCACTCTGTTGTTGAGGCTTTTTATTGCctgtttattgttatttcatGAAAGCTTTTTAcctaaattaatttcaaatatcattaaaaaaatcGTCATCTGACAAATTCTGAAGCTGCTTCTTTGAGATTTTTCAACTGCACCCGCACTTTGTTAAAGTTACTTGtttattctaattattttcctcctttttctctttttctcatgaccccccctcccccccccccctgtcatCGGTTGGCCTTCTTTGTTGGATTTTGCACTAACAGCACAACCAAGGTGGCGCCTCATCTCGATGGGTAAAATCTAATGTCACTGACACCAACAATCAGAATTACAGGGTTCTTAGAGCccctgaatgtgtgtttctgaattACAGGGTTCTTAGAGCccctgaatgtgtgtttcttgaTAACATTCAGTGTtaagtcaaataaaaagcaTGTTTCGGTTTGTGTACGATACCTTCGTTCTTCTCTGCAGAGTCCACGTCGTCTTCGGTCTGGTCATCTCCGGCTTTGAGGTGATAAAGAAGGTGGAGGGGCTGAAGACTGATTCAGCCAGCAGACCCTACGCTGACGTGAGAGTGATGGACTGCGGACAACTTATCACTAAGTCCGCTAACGATGGTAAGTTCAGTCCGATCTTCTTCTCctgaagggttagggtttgcTTTTAGGGGTTTCCCCCGACTTAGAATCTACATCGTCGAATCTATTTGGTCAAatctttcttattatttcttttgCTCATTGATGtttagtaaaaacaacaaaataattgttGCTTCAGAACAACAGCGCCGTGTGTTGTGTGAAGGTGCCGTGCTCTCCAGAGTACTGAAGCGGATCGGAGGAGATcgatagacagacagaacacGGTGTCTTTGATTTCTAAACGCTGGCCTTgtgttgtcgttgttgttgtttagcTACATGCTGATTTATTCAGGCACACTAAGGAGATTTATTGAAAGCAAATGAGTTGGAATCTCTACCTAAATGTGCTGTGTGTTATGATTTAATTGGAAAAACTaagtaattatatataaaaatctgACATTCAGTTCTAAAGGTTCagtattttctatttaattCTTTGTAACAGCTGGAATTCATAGTTTTTAACACCAACAGCAGTATGTGGGGAATATTTCCAGCCTCTAATTAAAACGTTGTTTCTcgtttgtgctttttttttggacaacaatggagctcagAGGAATAAGCTACATCAGGCTTTGGATACATAAGCAACACTGTTAGGAGGTTGAaagcattgttggttttggtgttTGGAGATGTGATAGAGTGTCAGTTTAATGTCTGGTGTATACGAcaacttttgttattttaattcaaaaGCTTTCATAGATGTTTCCCATGACTTGTCCGTCATGTACACACAAGCGTACATCTTTTGTTCTGTCCTGTGGGGAACACCGTGTGTTGCCTGAGATTGTAACTGGGTCATATGTTGTGTTCCTTTTGTAAGAGCTTGGCATTTTGGTGCCAGTATTTCCCCCCACTGGCATTAGTTACAGGGCACGTAACCTGATCTTCTGGTTAATGAGGATCAGCGAGGTGATCTCTGTGAAGTTCAGTTGGCATCTGCCCACCTCACTCTGTCAGGCCTGCTTTCATTCGCCCCCACCATACTGAGCAGAATCAAACAAAGCCTTAGTTGTTAGCGTTACACCACCCTGAAAGTGACTCCTGGCATTTGAACTTTCCTTCTTACTTCACTGAGAAGCatgatttttaattaaatgatacTATGTTTCTCGCTTCAGTACTTGAAGGCAAGAGGAAAAGAACCTCTCATTCTGCTGACTCGTCCCTCAATTCCCAAGACTCGTCCTCTCAGTTCTCGTCTTCGTTTGGATCTGAATCAGACGAACAGCACAAACATCACAAGCACAAGAGACAAGCGAGGAGTAAACGGTCTAAAAGGAAAAGGAGGGAATCAAAGGAGAAGAACATTGATGTTCTACCCTCCAAGCAAAggtagtttaaaaataaataaaatcctctttatagtacatttactcacaaGCACCTCGAATGTTCCAGTCTGATCACTATATACGAGTATAAATAGAAGCACTGCCTTGTTGGCTCTTTGCAtagcaaaatattgttttatattgtcgTTAAGCTCTCCCAGTCCTGTGGAAAGTGAGATTCTGCAGGGAGACATTGAAgcggagggagagaaggagccgagtgggaggagagagaagctcGTCGTCCGACCGGAGGAAATCCCACCGGTGCCGGAGAACCGCTTCCTGCTGCGACGGGACATGCCATCTCAGGAAGTTAAAACAGAGATGTCAGTTTATTGGAATATATTTCAGTTTATACATTGAAAAGTGTACACCTACGTAGTTACTGTAggtttttactttgaaattcGATCTTTTCAGAGTCGAGAAAGAAGAAACGTCTCTTTCAACTGAACCGAAACCAGCAGTCTCTAAGTCCGGACGAAAGATCAAAGGCAGAGGAACAATGGTACGCTCGCCTCACCTAAGATCAGAGATCTGTCTGTTcatgtctggtgtgtgtgtagtatttgTTCTTGTTTGCTTGTTAAATGACCTGATCCACTCCGAGGGCAAGCATGTATATACTCCTAGTGTAAGTCACAACTTCCTTTAAAGGGTAACAAGTCAAAAGGGGACCATTGCTGTAAAGAATTGACAAACATCTATCTAACCGATAGATTCTTTCTGACCCCAAAAGTCTACTTTAACCTACACTCCTTAATTAAGTTTGCATACTGTgttttcctccgct
It contains:
- the sec22c gene encoding vesicle-trafficking protein SEC22c; translation: MSLILFAFVVRVRDGLPLSASTDFEHNRELQERKQQLRTISKALARFPDRGTIKGQDLNIYFISSEGVSYMTVCHCSLPVAKAFCFLEDLRWEFTTCFNSTVVALAARPYPFLEFDGTIQKFKQQYNQSGGPALEVTLAEVQGDLRIHPPQVINLEEVELTNGIANGHMEQGPGSGQNVRLEPVTAPGILTLVLNIMCASLNIIRGVHLVEYTFQDDYEGVWNVVAFLLAFVCCVFQCHLYLFHSSLKKPKSFTLLSVIVLCNLYLLGLRNPWQLIFHISVACLSTFLILTRKLQDRTNDCGV